In Hasllibacter sp. MH4015, the following proteins share a genomic window:
- a CDS encoding MoxR family ATPase encodes MALPEPPVAQIEALGAKLGEAKTSIAQKIIGQEEVVELSLAAMLSGGHALLMGLPGLGKTLLVDTLSTVMGLSANRVQFTPDLMPADILGSEVLETADDGSRNFRFIEGPVFCQLLMADEINRASPRTQSALLQAMQEREVTIAGEHRPLPAPFHVLATQNPIEQEGTYPLPEAQLDRFLVKIDVPYPDRETERGILIATTGVQEAVATEVFTPAQLIEAQGVVRQMPVGETVVEAILDLVRACRPEEGDAPDVVKNAVAWGPGPRAAQALMLTARAKALLDGRLAPSIDDVAALARPVLSHRMALSFSARAEGAVLEQVIDEVTARVTRIEAAA; translated from the coding sequence ATGGCCCTACCCGAACCCCCTGTCGCCCAGATCGAGGCGCTCGGCGCCAAGCTGGGGGAGGCGAAGACCTCCATCGCGCAGAAGATCATCGGCCAGGAAGAGGTTGTGGAGCTGTCGCTGGCCGCGATGCTGTCGGGCGGTCACGCGCTGCTCATGGGCCTGCCGGGCCTGGGAAAGACGCTTCTTGTTGACACGCTGTCGACGGTGATGGGGTTGAGCGCAAATCGCGTGCAGTTCACGCCCGACCTGATGCCGGCGGACATCCTCGGATCTGAAGTGTTGGAAACGGCGGACGATGGCTCCCGCAACTTCCGGTTCATCGAAGGCCCCGTCTTCTGCCAGCTTCTGATGGCCGACGAGATCAACCGCGCCAGCCCGCGGACGCAATCGGCCCTGTTGCAGGCAATGCAGGAGCGTGAGGTCACGATTGCGGGGGAACACCGGCCGCTGCCCGCGCCATTCCACGTGCTTGCCACCCAGAACCCGATCGAGCAGGAGGGGACCTATCCCCTGCCCGAAGCGCAGCTTGACCGGTTTCTCGTGAAGATCGACGTGCCCTACCCGGATCGGGAGACGGAGCGCGGCATCCTGATCGCCACGACCGGTGTGCAGGAGGCCGTTGCGACCGAGGTCTTCACGCCCGCGCAATTGATCGAGGCGCAAGGCGTCGTCCGGCAGATGCCGGTGGGGGAGACGGTGGTGGAGGCGATCCTGGACCTCGTCCGCGCCTGTCGACCGGAAGAAGGCGACGCGCCCGACGTGGTGAAAAACGCCGTCGCCTGGGGCCCCGGCCCGCGGGCCGCACAGGCGCTGATGCTCACGGCACGCGCGAAGGCGCTGCTGGACGGGCGCCTGGCGCCGTCGATCGACGATGTCGCTGCACTGGCCCGGCCGGTCCTGTCGCACCGCATGGCGCTGAGCTTTTCGGCCCGGGCGGAAGGCGCGGTGTTGGAACAAGTGATCGACGAGGTCACGGCACGGGTGACGCGGATCGAGGCGGCGGCTTGA
- a CDS encoding DUF58 domain-containing protein, translating into MNELTLHSPETLRSRSEAVAASLPPLMADAQHLAATVLLGVHGRKRAGTGDEFWQYRPAEQGDSYRAIDWRRSARSDGHFLRQTEWQAAQAVMLGVDDAASMTFSGHKSRPSKLRRAQTLAMALAIIAVRGGERVGLTHLAEPPRGGQAQLVRLASAMMDGGERPEYGAPKPQVMPSGARAVFFSDFLGDPAAIEKVLGRAADRGVKGALVQVLDPDEEAFPFDGRTLFESMSGAIRFETLKAKSLREDYLARLAARKAALRDMTRRTGWRYHVHHTDAPAEPTLLWLYQALERQ; encoded by the coding sequence TTGAACGAGCTCACCCTCCATTCCCCCGAAACGCTCCGGTCCCGGTCCGAAGCGGTCGCGGCATCGCTGCCGCCGCTGATGGCCGATGCACAGCACCTTGCGGCCACGGTGCTGCTGGGTGTGCACGGACGCAAGCGCGCGGGGACGGGGGACGAGTTCTGGCAGTACCGTCCGGCGGAACAGGGCGACAGCTACCGCGCGATTGATTGGCGACGCTCCGCCCGGTCGGATGGCCATTTCCTGCGCCAGACGGAGTGGCAGGCCGCCCAGGCGGTGATGCTCGGGGTCGATGACGCGGCGTCCATGACGTTTTCGGGCCACAAATCGCGCCCCTCCAAGCTGCGCCGTGCGCAGACATTGGCAATGGCGCTTGCGATCATCGCAGTGCGCGGCGGCGAGCGGGTCGGCCTGACCCACCTGGCGGAACCGCCGCGCGGCGGTCAGGCGCAGTTGGTGCGGCTGGCATCGGCGATGATGGACGGCGGGGAGCGACCCGAATACGGCGCGCCCAAGCCGCAGGTCATGCCATCGGGCGCGCGGGCGGTGTTTTTCAGCGACTTCCTGGGCGACCCTGCCGCAATCGAAAAAGTCCTTGGCCGCGCGGCGGATCGCGGCGTGAAAGGCGCGCTGGTCCAGGTGCTCGACCCCGATGAGGAAGCGTTTCCCTTCGACGGACGGACGCTTTTCGAAAGCATGTCGGGCGCGATCCGGTTCGAGACGTTGAAGGCGAAATCCCTGCGTGAGGACTACCTCGCCCGTCTGGCCGCGCGCAAAGCCGCGTTGCGTGACATGACCCGCCGGACCGGGTGGCGATACCATGTCCATCATACCGATGCGCCCGCCGAACCCACGCTTCTGTGGCTCTATCAAGCGTTGGAGCGGCAATGA
- a CDS encoding DUF4159 domain-containing protein encodes MIGALGFATPLLLLALIALPVLWWLLRAVPPAPIKRRFPGIALLLGLNDDESETDKTPWWLLLLRIAAVAAAIIGFAGPVLNPAEERAAGDGPLLIVLDGSWASARDWQARLDRAGLLLDDAGRAGREVAVVQLTDLPAGELSLQAANAWAPRVPSLTPEPFAPDMAAAAEWAAALEGPLEVFWFSDGIDHAERAELASVLADLGPLSVFQGDRDLIALAPPRFEDGEIRVDLTRLGSDTPREVMVVAHGRDPAGLPRDLARTQASFGPGEMVATTAFDLPPELRNRITRFELATERHAGAVALTDDALQRRQVALISGGAADEQQALLSPLHYLRQALEPTADLMEAALSDVLVASPDVIMLADVATLAPDEEAQLVEWVENGGLLVRFAGTRLAGSDVAREEAGPLMPVRLRVGGRTVGGAMSWGEPKALEPFEEGSPFFGLAIPDDVEVTSQVVAQPDPTLSERTIASLTDGTPLVTRAAVGQGSVILFHVTANAEWSTLPLSGLFVQMLERLAISTRPVAPDAADLEGTIWTPEEVLDGFGVLRDAGTRPGVEGEDLADAPLSADLLPGLYAGEDRRLARNVIAPDTALVAASWGADVPVEGMSVVLPTDLMAAFLTAALILLLVDAIAALWLAGRLSGLTRAAVILAALSLPQTADAQLTPDEELALLATSEATLAYILTGDAEVDETSRAGLQGLSNTLYQRTSVEPAPPIGVTLETDELAFFPMIYWPITPDQPIPSAAAYRRLNDYLRGGGMIVFDTRDAHVGRFGSGTPEGRRLQVIAAPLDIPPLEPIPEDHVLTRTFYLLQDFPGRHISPDVWVEAAPIDAEQIEGMPFRNLNDGVTPVLIGGNDWAAAWAQDETGRPLFPVGRGSTGDRQREIALRFGVNLVMHVLSGNYKSDQVHVPALLDRLGQ; translated from the coding sequence ATGATCGGCGCCTTGGGATTTGCCACGCCGCTTCTGTTGCTCGCGTTGATCGCGCTGCCGGTGCTGTGGTGGCTGCTGCGCGCCGTGCCGCCCGCGCCAATCAAGCGGCGGTTCCCGGGCATCGCCCTGCTTCTGGGCCTGAACGACGACGAGAGCGAGACGGACAAGACGCCGTGGTGGCTGTTGCTCTTGCGCATTGCGGCGGTGGCGGCGGCGATCATCGGCTTTGCCGGTCCCGTTCTGAACCCGGCGGAGGAACGTGCGGCCGGTGATGGCCCGCTTCTGATCGTGCTGGACGGATCATGGGCCTCCGCCCGCGACTGGCAGGCGCGGCTGGATCGGGCGGGGCTGCTTTTGGACGATGCGGGCCGGGCCGGGCGCGAGGTTGCGGTGGTGCAATTGACGGACCTGCCCGCAGGTGAGCTGTCCCTCCAAGCCGCAAATGCTTGGGCACCCCGTGTGCCATCTTTGACGCCGGAACCTTTTGCGCCGGATATGGCAGCCGCGGCGGAATGGGCCGCGGCGCTTGAAGGCCCGCTTGAGGTCTTCTGGTTTTCCGACGGGATCGACCACGCGGAACGGGCGGAGCTGGCCAGCGTGTTGGCCGATCTTGGCCCCTTGTCCGTGTTTCAGGGCGATCGGGACCTGATCGCCCTTGCGCCGCCACGGTTCGAGGATGGCGAAATCCGGGTCGATCTGACGCGGCTTGGCAGTGACACGCCCCGGGAGGTCATGGTCGTGGCCCACGGTCGCGACCCCGCGGGCCTGCCGCGTGATCTGGCGCGGACCCAGGCCAGCTTCGGCCCGGGGGAGATGGTGGCCACAACCGCCTTCGACCTGCCGCCGGAATTGCGTAACCGGATCACACGGTTCGAATTGGCGACGGAGCGCCATGCGGGTGCCGTGGCCTTGACCGACGACGCATTGCAACGCCGCCAGGTGGCCTTGATTTCCGGCGGGGCGGCGGATGAGCAGCAGGCGCTTCTGTCGCCGCTGCATTACCTGCGACAGGCGTTGGAGCCGACGGCGGACCTGATGGAAGCCGCGCTCAGCGACGTGCTCGTTGCCTCCCCCGATGTGATTATGCTGGCCGATGTGGCCACACTCGCCCCCGACGAAGAGGCGCAATTGGTCGAATGGGTCGAAAACGGCGGGTTGCTGGTGCGCTTTGCGGGCACGCGGCTGGCCGGATCGGATGTAGCACGGGAGGAAGCGGGACCGTTGATGCCGGTGCGCCTGCGAGTCGGTGGCCGCACGGTGGGCGGTGCGATGTCCTGGGGGGAACCCAAGGCGCTTGAGCCGTTCGAGGAAGGTTCGCCCTTTTTCGGGCTGGCGATCCCCGACGACGTTGAAGTCACGAGCCAGGTGGTTGCGCAGCCCGACCCGACGCTGAGCGAGCGGACAATCGCGAGCCTGACCGACGGCACACCACTTGTGACCCGCGCGGCGGTGGGGCAGGGCTCGGTGATCCTGTTCCACGTCACGGCCAACGCGGAATGGTCGACGCTGCCCCTGTCGGGCCTGTTCGTGCAAATGCTGGAACGGCTGGCGATTTCCACCCGGCCCGTCGCCCCCGACGCCGCAGATCTGGAAGGCACGATCTGGACACCGGAAGAGGTGCTGGACGGCTTTGGCGTGCTGCGCGATGCGGGTACACGGCCCGGTGTGGAAGGGGAGGACCTGGCGGATGCGCCCCTGTCCGCCGACCTGCTGCCGGGGCTCTATGCTGGCGAGGATCGCCGCCTTGCGCGCAATGTCATCGCGCCCGACACCGCCCTTGTCGCGGCCAGCTGGGGTGCGGATGTCCCGGTGGAGGGGATGTCGGTCGTCCTGCCCACGGACCTGATGGCCGCGTTCTTGACGGCTGCCTTAATCCTTCTTCTGGTGGATGCCATCGCGGCCCTTTGGCTCGCCGGTCGCCTTTCGGGCCTGACCCGCGCGGCGGTGATCCTGGCCGCACTGTCCTTGCCGCAAACTGCGGACGCGCAACTGACCCCGGACGAGGAACTGGCGCTCCTGGCGACGTCTGAGGCGACGCTGGCCTATATCCTGACCGGCGACGCGGAGGTGGACGAGACGTCCCGCGCCGGATTGCAGGGCCTGTCGAACACGCTTTACCAACGCACCTCCGTCGAACCCGCGCCGCCCATCGGCGTGACGCTGGAGACGGATGAACTGGCGTTTTTCCCGATGATCTACTGGCCGATCACACCCGATCAGCCGATCCCGTCCGCCGCGGCCTATCGTCGGTTGAACGATTACCTGCGCGGCGGCGGCATGATCGTCTTCGACACCCGCGACGCCCATGTCGGCAGGTTCGGCTCCGGCACGCCGGAGGGGCGGCGGCTACAGGTGATCGCGGCGCCGCTCGATATTCCGCCGCTGGAGCCGATCCCCGAGGATCACGTCCTGACCCGCACCTTCTACCTGTTGCAGGATTTTCCGGGCCGTCACATCAGCCCCGATGTCTGGGTGGAGGCCGCGCCCATAGATGCCGAACAGATCGAAGGGATGCCGTTCCGAAACCTCAATGACGGGGTCACGCCGGTGCTGATTGGCGGCAACGATTGGGCCGCCGCATGGGCGCAGGATGAAACCGGTCGGCCGCTTTTCCCGGTCGGGCGCGGGTCCACGGGCGACCGGCAGCGGGAGATCGCGCTGCGCTTCGGTGTGAACCTTGTGATGCACGTGCTGAGCGGGAATTACAAAAGCGACCAGGTCCATGTGCCTGCCTTGCTGGATCGGTTGGGGCAATAG